In Mercurialis annua linkage group LG6, ddMerAnnu1.2, whole genome shotgun sequence, the following are encoded in one genomic region:
- the LOC126687462 gene encoding FRIGIDA-like protein 5, whose protein sequence is MEGKTVSSELKLSELSRQNIRQSINQLHDRASSVLVLTLQWKEIEDHFNSIQRGIEQRAMELNSVQESAEQRLKEIKSREDELEVVKESVSWRIREAEEREKEFKFIQKKEIQDRKVEMEWIEKSRNQLDAESSAMGADVSFRVTMDGEALQLLLNDYCNDRDSIRQELLISLGFSPNPAKLVLDAVKGFYQGGLEFGEGIVRSSCVFLLEILLQIRPEISPEVRNEAMQLSLDWMKQMRKDSEHSTEVLGCLLLLGSYRLASAFDADELFRCLKIVSHHSQASQLLRALGLVDKLSGFIQNLVKQNKHIEAIRFIYDFQLLNEFPLEPLLEDNISSCRNAITNNNVIAEWE, encoded by the exons ATGGAGGGGAAAACGGTTTCCTCTGAGTTGAAACTCAGTGAGTTAAGCAGACAAAACATACGCCAATCAATCAATCAACTCCATGATCGCGCTTCTTCAGTTCTGGTTCTCACTCTTCAATGGAAAGAAATCGAAGATCATTTCAATTCTATTCAACGCGGCATTGAACAACGTGCTATGGAGCTTAACTCAGTGCAAGAATCAGCTGAACAAAGattaaaggaaataaaaagtAGAGAGGACGAGTTAGAGGTAGTTAAAGAATCGGTGAGTTGGAGGATCAGGGAGGCTGAGGAGAGGGAAAAAGAATTCAAGTTTATTCAAAAGAAAGAGATTCAAGATAGAAAAGTAGAGATGGAATGGATTGAGAAATCAAGAAATCAGCTTGACGCC GAATCGAGTGCAATGGGTGCGGATGTTAGCTTCCGTGTGACTATGGACGGAGAGGCATTGCAACTATTATTGAATGATTACTGTAATGATCGCGATTCGATTAGGCAAGAATTGCTGATTTCTTTGGGTTTCTCACCGAATCCTGCAAAGCTTGTTTTGGATGCAGTAAAAGGGTTTTATCAGGGAGGATTAGAGTTTGGTGAAGGAATTGTTAGAAGCTCTTGCGTTTTCTTGTTAGAGATATTGTTGCAAATAAGACCTGAAATTTCGCCTGAGGTGAGAAATGAAGCAATGCAGCTTTCCTTGGATTGGATGAAGCAAATGAGGAAAGATTCAGAACATTCTACAGAGGTTTTGGGGTGTTTGCTGCTTTTGGGTTCTTACAGATTGGCTTCTGCTTTTGATGCTGATGAACTCTTTAGGTGTTTGAAGATTGTTTCACATCATAGCCAGGCATCCCAATTATTGCGTGCCCTGGGTTTGGTGGATAAACTATCTGGCTTTATTCAAAATCTAGTAAAACAGAACAAGCACATTGAGGCCATTCGATTCATCTACGACTTTCAGCTACTTAATGAGTTCCCACTCGAACCTTTATTGGAAGATAATATAAGCAGTTGCAGGAACGCTATTACTAACAACAATGTAATAGCTGAGTGGGAATAA